The genome window CACCACGAAGTTTTAAAAATTCATTGAATTTCCCTTGAGGTAAGACTACTGATCTCATGAAGTCTTTAGGAGAAATTCCAAATTCTTCGTTTATTTTACTTTCAACTTCTTTGATTTTACTAGCAATTATATCTCCATTTTTTATAAGAATTGGATTTGCAGGTTTTATTTCATTTTTAGAATTTTTTTTATAAATTCTGGTTACTTCAAAAATATCTTCTCCAAGAGAAAATTTAAAATATACTCTTAAAATTTTTGATAAAGTATTTAAAGAAGACTCAATTTTATCTCCATTATCATTTGTTCTAGGAATTTGATTAAATAGAGCGAAAATCATACCATCTAAAATAGAACTTTTTCCACTTCCAGTTTCTCCAAAAATTCCAAACAAACCATATTCAGATAATTTTTCAAAATCTATAGTTTGTTTTTCTTGAAAACTTTGTAATCCTTCAATTTCTAATAATATAGGTTTCATTAATTTTCCTCCTCTATTAATTTTGAAAAGAGTTCTATTAGTTCATTTTGAGGTTGGGAACTTTCCTCTTGTTTACAAAATTCTATAAAAATATCTTTAATATTATCAGATTCTAAAGAGAAACTTTTACAAGATGTATGTTTACAATTAATAATAGGGATAATTTCAACAATGTTTTTATTTTCTTTTATTTTTCGAACTTCAGAATTTTTAAGATATCTATTATCAATAATTTTTAAATATACCCATTGATTGATATTTTTTAACTCTTCACTTTTTTCAATTGCTTCTTCACAGGAATAAACTGTATATTCTTTGATAGGTTTATAATTTTCCAATTGAATTTCTTTAATAATAGATTCTTTGTTAAATTCAACATCAACTAACAAAATTTTTTTCTGATGTTTAGCTTCTGTAGAACGAAATTCAATAGGAGAGCCGCAATAATAGGCATTTTTATTTTTAAAAGCCATAGGTTTATGTACATGACCTAGGGCTATATAATTAACATCAGGTAAATCTTTGGGATTTACAGCCATAGCACCCCCTAATTCAATAGCTTTTTCTTCCCCACTTTCTGAGGATCCAATTAAAAAAAGATGAGACATAATAATAGTTGGAATATTTTCTTTATTATAGGCAATACCAGTTTGTAAAATTTCTCCAATTCTTTTTGAAAAATTATTATTTTCAAAGGTTTCATTTAAAGTTGTTTCATTTGGATAGGGCAGAGAATATAAATATAGTTTTTTGTTATTTATATTTATAAATATTCCCCCTTCACAAGAATCTTCAATGAAAAAATTACCATATTTTCCTGGTGGAATTATTTCAAAAGGTTTTGTATATATAATAATGCCTAATTCTTTTGCTAAAGGATTTCCTGCACTTAATCTTTTGGGATTATCATGATTCCCAGGAATTATAATAATTGCTCTATTTCCGTTTTTAGAAAGATTTTTAATAGTTTTAAAAAATAATTGTTCTGCCTCAGCAGGTGGATTTACAGAGTCAAAAATATCTCCAGCAATTAAAATTATATCAGGATTTTCATTGTCATTTATTTTTTCTAATATCTCTATAAATTTTTCATGTTCTTCTATTCTCCCATGACCTTCTATTTTTTTACCAAGATGCCAGTCAGAGGTATGTAATATTTTCACTATTTTCCTCCTTAATTATTTTATTCATTATAAGTATATTATAGGAGTGAATAAAAATAAAATAAATTTTTATTTTATTTTTATAAAAAAATTGACAAAAATATAACTTAAATATTTACGGATAAAAATATAATTTAAAACTTTTTTAAGAAATAGATATAAAATAATATATTTTGTAGATGAATATATATCAAATATATGTATGCAATAAATTCTATTTAAATGTTTCATTATCGACATATAGTGCTATTTCAAAACATGGAATATTGACAGAGTTTATTTGGTTGTGTTATAGTTGAAAAGAAGGACAAAATATTTTATTTTTAATTTTTAGTAGAATATTAAAATACGAGGATATCATGAGAACCTTGAAAATTGCTTGTTCACAAGCAACACAAAATTATTTTTCAACTGAAAGAGAAGTCGTTTTAGCTGAAAATACAGATTTTACAGATGTAGGAGCTGTTGTTATAACAGAAAACGACAATACTATATTAAAAGCTGTAACTGATACAAAATTTGGAGTACCTGTTTTTATTGTAACAGAAAACAGAGAAAATTTAAGTAAAGAAATAGCTGAAGTGGCTAGTCATATTATTGACACTAATAAATATGATTTAGAAAGAAATAGCCATGAAATTGAATCAGCAGTTACAGATTATGAAGATAGAATGTTGCCACCATTTTTCAAAGATTTAAATAAATATGCAAAAAGGGGAAATTTACAATTTGATTGTCCCGGACATCAAGGAGGACAATATTTCCGTAAACATCCTGCAGGAAGAGCTTTTTATGATTTCTATGGAGAAAATTTATTTAGATCAGACATTTGTAATGCTGACGTAGATTTAGGAGATTTATTAATCCATGAAGGATCAGCAATGGATGCAGAAAAGCATGCAGCAAAAGTTTATAACGCAGATAAAACTTATTTTGTAATGAATGGAACAAGTACTGCTAACTCTGTAGCAATAAGAGCTGCAGTAGCTCCAGGAGATTTAGTTTTATTCGATAGAAATAATCATAAATCAAACTATAATGCAGCTTTAATTTCTGCTGCAGGAGTTCCAGTTTATTTAGAAACTTCTCGTAACCCATTTGGATTTATTGGTGGAATAGATGAACATTGTTTTGAAGAAAAGTATATTAGAGAGAAAATTGCAAAAGTAGCTCCAGAAAAAGCTAATTTAGAAAGACCATTTAGACTAGCTATAATCCAATTAGGAACTTATGATGGTACAATTTATAATGCAAAACAAGTTGTAGAAAAAATTGGACATCTATGCGATTATATACTATTTGACTCTGCATGGGTAGGATACGAAGAATTCATTCCTATGATGAGAGATTGTTCTCCATTATTAATAGATTTAAAACCAACAGATCCAGGAATTTTAGTAACTCAATCTGTTCATAAACAACAAGCAGGATTCTCACAAACTTCTCAAATTCATAAAAAAGATGCACATGTAAAAGGACAAAAACGTTATATAGATCATAAACGTTTTAATAATGCTTATATGTTATATGCTTCAACAAGTCCATTTTATCCATTATTTGCAGCATTAGATGTAAACGCTAGAATGCAAGATGGTGAAGCAGGTAAAAAACTTTGGGCAGATTGTATTAAAATAGGTGTAGAAGCTAGAAAAGATATTCTTAAAAATTGTACTTTATTAAAACCATTTATCCCACCAATGATAGAAGGTAAAAAATGGGAAGATTATCCTACAGAGGATATTGCTAATAATATAGAATTCTTCAAATTCCATCCAGGAGAAAAATGGCATTCATTTGAAGGTTATGGAGAAAATCAATATTTCGTAGACCCAAATAAATTTATGTTAACAACACCAGGAATAAATGTACAAACTGGAGAATATGAAGAGTTCGGTATTCCAGCTACAATTTTAGCAAACTATTTAAGAGAGAATTTTATTATTCCTGAAAAAAATGATTTAAATTCAATTTTATTTTTAATGACTCCAGCAGAAACTACAACTAAAATGAAAGATTTAGTAGCTGAATTTATAAAATTTGAAAATTTAATAAAAAATGATGCACCATTAAATGAAGTATTACCAAGATTATGTAAAAGATATCCAGAACGTTATGCAGGATATACAATTAGAAGACTTTGTCAAGAAATGCACGATTTCTATAAGGCAAATAATGCTAAAGATTATCAGAAAAAATTGTTCAGAGATGAATATTTACCTGAACCTGCAATGACTCCATATGAAGCAAATATTAATTTAATAAAAAATAATGCAAAATTAATGCCATTAACTGATATAGTTGGAGAAATAGCATTAGAGGGAGCATTACCATATCCACCAGGATTATTCTGTGTTGCACCAGGAGAAAAATGGAATGAAATCGCTCAAAAATATTTCTTAATATTAGAAGAAGGTATTAATAAATTCCCAGGCTTTGCACCAGAAATTCAAGGGGTTTACCTAGAAAATGAAAATAATAAAGTAAAAGCTTATGGATATGTGTTAGATAAAAAAAATTAATAAGAAGAGGATAATAAAATCATGGGTGTTAAAAAAGATAAAATGAGTGTTACGCAGTTGACGATAATAACTGCAATAAATATGATGGGTTCAGGGATTATAATGCTACCAACTAAATTAGCAGAAGTTGGAACAATGTCAATTCTTTCATGGGTTGTAACAGTATTAGGAGCTTTAGCATTAGCTTATTCCTTTGCTCAATGTGGAATGTTTACCAGAAAAAATGGTGGAATGGGAGGTTATGCCGAGTATTCCTTTGGTAAAGCAGGAAGTTTTATGGCAAACTATACCTATAGTGTTTCTTTATTGATTGCCAATGCAGCAATAGCTATTTCTGCAGTTGGATATGCTTCTGTTTTAATGGGAATGGAATTATCTCCATTAGCAGTTGGATTATGGACAATATTTACATTATGGTTAGCAACAGTATTAAACTTTGGTGGAGCAAGAATAACAGGAAGACTAAGTTCTTTTACTGTATGGGGAGTTATTATTCCAGTATTTATAATAAGTATATTTGGGTGGTTTTGGTTCAGTGGTGATTTATATATTAAATCATGGAACCCACATCATTTATCATTCTTTACTGGAGTTAGTGATTCTATTGCAATAACTTTATGGGCATTTTTAGGACTTGAATCAGCAGCGGCAAATATGGATGCAGTTGAAAATCCTAAAAAAAATGTACCTATAGCTTGTTTAGGTGGAACAATTGGAGTTGCTATAATTTATATAGTATCTACAAATGTTATGGCAGGTATAGTTCCTAACTTAGATTTATTACATTCAAACGCTCCTTTTGGATTGGCATTTGCTTTAATGTTTAATCCATTAGCAGGGAAAATAGTTATGGGATTAATGGTTATTTCTTGTTTCGGATCTCTTTTAGGTTGGCAATTTACAATTGCTCAAGTATTTAAAGGTGGAGCTGAAGAAGGATATTTTCCTAAAGTTTTTGAAAAATTAACAGGAAATGGAGTTCCTTTATTAGGAATGTTAATTATAACTATTATTCAAAGTCTGTTATCTTTAATGACAATTAGCCCAACTCTTGCTAAACAATTTTATATTTTAGTAAATTTAGCAGTTGTTACTAATGTTATTCCATATTTGTTATCTATGGCTTCAGTTAAAGTAATGCAAAAAGAAGAACATGTAAATGAACATAAATCAAAAATTACAAATATTATTGCAATGATAGCTTCTATATATAGTTTATATGCTTTATATACAGCTGGATTTGAAGCAATGATGTATGGTTCAATTGTAACTTTTGCTGGTTGGACTTTATATGGTATAGTTTCTTATAAATATAATAAAGATTATGAAGAAGTAAAATAGATTGTATTTTCACCTCCTTAGAAAATTTCTAGGGAGGTTTTTTTTATAAAAAAAGGTTTTAAAAAATAAATTTATAAATATTTTATATAGGCAAAATCTAGGGGAGGAAATAGATTGAATTTAGAAACGATATTTTTAAGACTAATTTTATCAACAATATTAGGTGGAATTTTTGGTTTAGAAAGAGAATTAAAAAATAAACCAGCTGGATTTATAACTTTAATTTTAGTATCTTTAGGAGCAACTGCAATAGCTCTTATTCATGAAGAATTAGTTATGAAAAAAATAGAATTCATAAAGTTAAATCCTCATTTAGTAAATGGCTTTGATTTTTATGATGTTAAACTTCCAGGACAAGTTATAACAGGGGTTGGATTTATAGGTGGAGGAGTTATTATTTATAATAAAGACAAAGTATCAGGACTTACCACAGCAGCTCTTTTATGGATTACAGCTGCAATGGGATTAGCAATTGGATATGGATTTATTTTTTTATCTTTTTCTATTTTTTTTATAGTAATTATTACTTTAATTTTAATGAGATTGATTGAAGAGAAATATATTTTTAAATTAAGAAAAAAAATATTGAAAAAGGATGAAGATGACTTGTGATATAATAAATATATATATTACAAGGAGGTTTTTATGAAAATTTTATGGATTGATACAGAAACAACAGGATTATCAGCTAATGCAGCACCTATTCAAATATCTGGAATAATAACTATTGATGATGAAGTTAAAGAGGAATTTAATATATTTTTAAAACCTTTTGAAGGGGCTACGATAGAAGATGAAGCCTTAGCTGTTCACGGACTAACAATGGAAGAAATAAATAAATTTCAAGAAAGTAATGAAGGATATAATCAATTAATCGAAATTTTTAATAAATATATAAATAAATATGATAGAGAAGATAAATTTATTGTTGCAGGTTATAATGTGGACTTTGATTTAAAACAACTTAGAAAATTGGCAGAAGTTCATAAGGATAGATACATAAATTCTTATTTAAGTTATTCAAAAATAGATCCATTACAATTAATAGTGCCTTTACAAGTTTTAAATAAACTACCAAAATTAGAAAATAATAAATTAGAAACATGGTGTAAATATTTTAATATACAACTTAAAGCTCATGATAGTTTGGAAGATATTAGAGCTACAAGAACTTTATTTTATAAAATGATGGAAAAGTAGAAAACAGGAGATAGTTATGAAGGTTTTAGCATTTGCAGTAAGGGAAGATGAAAAGGAATTTTTTAAAAAATATGGACAAGAATATAATATCAAAATAGATTATATCAGTGAAAATTTAACAGAAAATAATGCGGACTTGTGTAAAGGATATAATGGTGTTATATTTTTAGGAAATTGTACTGTGAATAAGATAGTATTAGAAAAATTAAATAGTTTTGGAATAAAATATATATCTAATAGAAGTGCGGGCTTTAACAATATAGATTTGAAAGTTGCAAAACAATTGGGAATAAAAGTTTCAAATGCTAATTATTCGCCATATTCTGTAGGAGAATATGCAGTTATGCTAGGAATTATGTTATTGAGAAAATTACCTCAAACAATAAAAAATGTAGAAAAAAATAACTATTCATTATATGGATTAATGGGTAGAGAAGTAAGAAATCAAACAATTGGAATTATAGGAACTGGTAAAATTGGAACAATAGTAGGTAATATTTATAAGGCTATGGGAGCTGAAGTACTAGCCTATGATTTATATCCAAATTCTAAAGATTTTAAATATGTTTCTTTAGAAATGCTTTTAAAAACTAGCGATATAATTTCTTTACATTCCCCTTTAACAGAAGAGAATAGACACTTATTAAATGAAAAGAATATGAAATTGTTAAAAGAAAATGTTATTATAGTAAATACAGCTAGAGGACCTTTAATTGATACAGGAGCATTAATTAAAGAGTTAGAAGAAAAGAAAATAGGTGGAGTAGGACTAGATACATTAGAAGGAGAATTAAATATTTTTCATAGAGATTGCTCAAAAAAAGCATATGAAAATATATATTTAGATAAATTAAAAACTTTTGATAATGTTATTATAACTC of Cetobacterium ceti contains these proteins:
- a CDS encoding metallophosphoesterase family protein, translated to MKILHTSDWHLGKKIEGHGRIEEHEKFIEILEKINDNENPDIILIAGDIFDSVNPPAEAEQLFFKTIKNLSKNGNRAIIIIPGNHDNPKRLSAGNPLAKELGIIIYTKPFEIIPPGKYGNFFIEDSCEGGIFININNKKLYLYSLPYPNETTLNETFENNNFSKRIGEILQTGIAYNKENIPTIIMSHLFLIGSSESGEEKAIELGGAMAVNPKDLPDVNYIALGHVHKPMAFKNKNAYYCGSPIEFRSTEAKHQKKILLVDVEFNKESIIKEIQLENYKPIKEYTVYSCEEAIEKSEELKNINQWVYLKIIDNRYLKNSEVRKIKENKNIVEIIPIINCKHTSCKSFSLESDNIKDIFIEFCKQEESSQPQNELIELFSKLIEEEN
- the speC gene encoding ornithine decarboxylase, coding for MRTLKIACSQATQNYFSTEREVVLAENTDFTDVGAVVITENDNTILKAVTDTKFGVPVFIVTENRENLSKEIAEVASHIIDTNKYDLERNSHEIESAVTDYEDRMLPPFFKDLNKYAKRGNLQFDCPGHQGGQYFRKHPAGRAFYDFYGENLFRSDICNADVDLGDLLIHEGSAMDAEKHAAKVYNADKTYFVMNGTSTANSVAIRAAVAPGDLVLFDRNNHKSNYNAALISAAGVPVYLETSRNPFGFIGGIDEHCFEEKYIREKIAKVAPEKANLERPFRLAIIQLGTYDGTIYNAKQVVEKIGHLCDYILFDSAWVGYEEFIPMMRDCSPLLIDLKPTDPGILVTQSVHKQQAGFSQTSQIHKKDAHVKGQKRYIDHKRFNNAYMLYASTSPFYPLFAALDVNARMQDGEAGKKLWADCIKIGVEARKDILKNCTLLKPFIPPMIEGKKWEDYPTEDIANNIEFFKFHPGEKWHSFEGYGENQYFVDPNKFMLTTPGINVQTGEYEEFGIPATILANYLRENFIIPEKNDLNSILFLMTPAETTTKMKDLVAEFIKFENLIKNDAPLNEVLPRLCKRYPERYAGYTIRRLCQEMHDFYKANNAKDYQKKLFRDEYLPEPAMTPYEANINLIKNNAKLMPLTDIVGEIALEGALPYPPGLFCVAPGEKWNEIAQKYFLILEEGINKFPGFAPEIQGVYLENENNKVKAYGYVLDKKN
- the potE gene encoding putrescine-ornithine antiporter yields the protein MGVKKDKMSVTQLTIITAINMMGSGIIMLPTKLAEVGTMSILSWVVTVLGALALAYSFAQCGMFTRKNGGMGGYAEYSFGKAGSFMANYTYSVSLLIANAAIAISAVGYASVLMGMELSPLAVGLWTIFTLWLATVLNFGGARITGRLSSFTVWGVIIPVFIISIFGWFWFSGDLYIKSWNPHHLSFFTGVSDSIAITLWAFLGLESAAANMDAVENPKKNVPIACLGGTIGVAIIYIVSTNVMAGIVPNLDLLHSNAPFGLAFALMFNPLAGKIVMGLMVISCFGSLLGWQFTIAQVFKGGAEEGYFPKVFEKLTGNGVPLLGMLIITIIQSLLSLMTISPTLAKQFYILVNLAVVTNVIPYLLSMASVKVMQKEEHVNEHKSKITNIIAMIASIYSLYALYTAGFEAMMYGSIVTFAGWTLYGIVSYKYNKDYEEVK
- a CDS encoding MgtC/SapB family protein, which translates into the protein MNLETIFLRLILSTILGGIFGLERELKNKPAGFITLILVSLGATAIALIHEELVMKKIEFIKLNPHLVNGFDFYDVKLPGQVITGVGFIGGGVIIYNKDKVSGLTTAALLWITAAMGLAIGYGFIFLSFSIFFIVIITLILMRLIEEKYIFKLRKKILKKDEDDL
- a CDS encoding 3'-5' exonuclease — its product is MKILWIDTETTGLSANAAPIQISGIITIDDEVKEEFNIFLKPFEGATIEDEALAVHGLTMEEINKFQESNEGYNQLIEIFNKYINKYDREDKFIVAGYNVDFDLKQLRKLAEVHKDRYINSYLSYSKIDPLQLIVPLQVLNKLPKLENNKLETWCKYFNIQLKAHDSLEDIRATRTLFYKMMEK
- a CDS encoding NAD(P)-dependent oxidoreductase — its product is MKVLAFAVREDEKEFFKKYGQEYNIKIDYISENLTENNADLCKGYNGVIFLGNCTVNKIVLEKLNSFGIKYISNRSAGFNNIDLKVAKQLGIKVSNANYSPYSVGEYAVMLGIMLLRKLPQTIKNVEKNNYSLYGLMGREVRNQTIGIIGTGKIGTIVGNIYKAMGAEVLAYDLYPNSKDFKYVSLEMLLKTSDIISLHSPLTEENRHLLNEKNMKLLKENVIIVNTARGPLIDTGALIKELEEKKIGGVGLDTLEGELNIFHRDCSKKAYENIYLDKLKTFDNVIITPHSAFYTDQAIEDMVQAGIKNMVDLLLKGYSDNLL